The following are from one region of the Paenalkalicoccus suaedae genome:
- a CDS encoding polysaccharide deacetylase family protein yields MITKVKDENAIALTFDDGPGRLTSAFLDCLEELDVGATFFWQTRYLHHKRPFKRALANGHSIGSHAHKHRDLTKRSFEEQFDSLQTSVSLFSTVMNHEATLVRPPYGQYNKETQRAVDQLGLRMIMWDVASFDWELKEDPEKITRLVVDNVKSGSIVLLHELPQTLVALPAIVHELRQKGYHFVVL; encoded by the coding sequence GTGATAACGAAAGTAAAAGACGAAAACGCCATTGCGCTAACGTTTGATGATGGTCCAGGGAGACTTACGTCAGCATTTCTAGATTGTCTAGAAGAGTTAGATGTCGGAGCAACCTTCTTTTGGCAAACGAGGTACTTACATCATAAGCGACCATTTAAGCGTGCCTTAGCTAACGGTCATTCGATTGGATCGCATGCGCATAAACACCGTGATTTAACGAAGCGTTCCTTTGAGGAGCAGTTTGACAGTTTGCAAACGAGTGTCTCGCTGTTTTCGACTGTGATGAATCATGAAGCTACTCTCGTAAGGCCGCCTTATGGGCAATATAATAAGGAGACGCAGCGTGCGGTCGACCAATTAGGCTTACGCATGATTATGTGGGATGTGGCATCCTTTGACTGGGAGCTGAAAGAGGATCCGGAGAAGATTACGAGACTAGTTGTAGACAATGTTAAGAGTGGATCTATAGTTTTATTGCACGAGCTACCTCAAACGCTTGTAGCATTGCCTGCTATCGTGCACGAGCTTCGACAAAAAGGGTACCATTTTGTTGTGCTTTAA
- a CDS encoding phospholipase D family protein yields the protein MARWYKKKRFWFLLLSVLLLIYIGTIIYHQVKALPEGVSVATEPRSLSDDDVTFLVDHTYQQGDDEIVEHEIFDELYAAIENAEEFLIIDMFMVNETSNESRMYPPLSSEFSERIATQMERHPDLNVVFITDHLNTTYGSHEAEHIDYLADLGAEIIYTDLSQLRDPNPLYSGLWRMGLQWFGQRGTGWITNPLGETSPEVTVRSLLKLTNIKANHRKVLITEDAGYVLSANPHDASGFNSNIGIKVQGEFLYDLIESEKAVAAFSGGDVSMFPSEESLASLLAPTDGPLSAQVVTEREIEYAVIDALDAATPEDTVWLGMFYLSDRHIIEAMERAADRGVPQRIILDPNQNAFGQEKIGLPNIPVAEELVTLDSDSIDIRWYNTNLEQYHSKIFFVDRPDSAQVIAGSTNFTARNLDDYNLESNLSIEGPPDSAFLSDVRNYFERLWENEDGEFTVEYEEYEEPLGWVKYVTYRIQKALRFTTY from the coding sequence ATGGCTCGCTGGTACAAAAAGAAACGCTTTTGGTTCTTACTCTTAAGCGTCCTTCTACTCATCTATATTGGTACGATCATTTATCATCAAGTAAAGGCTTTACCCGAAGGAGTTTCTGTCGCAACGGAGCCTAGGTCTCTGTCAGATGATGACGTGACGTTTTTAGTTGATCACACGTATCAGCAGGGGGACGACGAAATCGTCGAGCATGAAATCTTTGACGAGCTTTATGCGGCAATTGAGAACGCGGAGGAGTTTTTGATCATCGATATGTTTATGGTCAATGAGACATCGAATGAGTCTCGCATGTATCCGCCACTCAGTAGCGAATTTTCCGAACGTATTGCCACGCAAATGGAGCGTCATCCGGACTTAAATGTTGTCTTTATAACTGACCATTTAAACACGACCTACGGTTCGCATGAAGCCGAGCACATCGATTATCTAGCGGATCTAGGTGCCGAAATTATTTATACCGATTTAAGCCAGCTGCGCGACCCGAACCCGCTTTACTCCGGTCTATGGCGCATGGGGCTTCAGTGGTTTGGACAACGTGGCACAGGTTGGATTACTAATCCACTTGGCGAAACGTCTCCAGAGGTTACCGTGCGGTCCTTGTTAAAGCTTACAAACATAAAAGCGAATCACCGGAAAGTGCTTATTACAGAGGATGCCGGCTACGTGCTATCTGCGAACCCGCATGATGCGAGCGGCTTCAACTCGAATATTGGGATTAAAGTGCAGGGCGAGTTCCTGTACGACCTTATCGAGTCAGAAAAGGCGGTTGCTGCTTTCTCTGGAGGGGACGTGTCCATGTTTCCGTCAGAAGAATCGCTTGCGTCACTCCTAGCGCCAACAGACGGCCCACTCTCCGCTCAGGTTGTGACAGAGCGTGAGATCGAGTACGCAGTCATTGATGCGTTAGATGCCGCAACTCCTGAGGACACGGTATGGCTTGGCATGTTTTACTTATCAGACCGTCATATTATTGAAGCGATGGAGCGCGCCGCCGATCGAGGCGTCCCACAGCGCATTATTTTAGATCCGAATCAAAATGCCTTCGGTCAAGAGAAGATCGGTTTGCCGAACATCCCCGTTGCCGAGGAGCTCGTCACCTTAGATAGCGATTCGATCGACATTCGCTGGTACAACACTAACCTGGAGCAGTATCATTCTAAAATCTTTTTCGTCGATCGCCCAGACAGCGCGCAAGTCATCGCCGGCTCGACGAATTTCACCGCCCGTAACCTAGACGACTACAACTTGGAGAGCAACCTCTCGATCGAGGGCCCTCCAGACAGTGCCTTTCTTTCTGATGTGAGAAACTACTTTGAGCGTCTTTGGGAAAATGAAGATGGCGAATTTACCGTGGAATACGAAGAATACGAAGAGCCACTAGGCTGGGTAAAGTATGTGACCTACCGCATTCAAAAAGCGCTACGATTTACGACATATTAG
- a CDS encoding L-lactate MFS transporter — protein sequence MLKNRWLIALSAIAIHLSIGAAYAYSVYTNPINEAMGWSTAGITWAFTIMMALAGISAAFFGSFVERQGPRRSAIYAAILFSLGQAGSGLAVAVDSLPLFLLMYGLLSGLGMGIGYIAPVSTLVKWFPDRRGLATGMAVMGFGMGALITAPVAANLMQTITIPSTFYILGAAYFVLMIFGAAYIAPPPAGYMPKNMKKDLASGKKVIKKDLAQLSAKQAVRTRRFWMLWTMMLINTSAGIMMISVASPMAQETVGLTVAAAGTMVGVMGIINGGSRLAWAAVSDYIGRSNVFMIFFILQIIAFATLPIMQSVLLFQLLIFIVVSCYGGGFSNLPAFIGDLFGTKQLGAIHGFLLTTWSLGGIIGPQIVTQIYGRTDSYLPVFYVFLGLVTVAFVISLLIKLDIRRLEKAKQEKVKVA from the coding sequence GTGTTGAAGAACAGATGGCTTATTGCACTCTCTGCCATTGCCATTCATTTGTCGATCGGAGCTGCCTACGCATATAGCGTATATACAAATCCGATCAATGAAGCGATGGGATGGTCGACAGCAGGTATTACATGGGCATTTACGATTATGATGGCATTAGCAGGTATCTCGGCTGCGTTTTTTGGGAGCTTTGTTGAACGACAAGGTCCACGCAGATCCGCTATTTACGCAGCAATTCTATTTAGTTTAGGTCAGGCCGGCTCGGGATTAGCCGTTGCAGTTGACTCACTACCATTATTCTTACTTATGTATGGACTTTTGAGTGGCTTAGGAATGGGGATTGGCTATATCGCACCTGTCTCGACACTCGTGAAGTGGTTCCCGGATCGTCGAGGGCTTGCCACTGGAATGGCTGTTATGGGATTTGGTATGGGAGCACTTATTACGGCGCCAGTAGCCGCAAATTTGATGCAAACGATCACGATTCCATCAACGTTTTACATATTAGGCGCTGCCTATTTTGTCTTAATGATTTTTGGAGCCGCTTACATTGCTCCTCCTCCAGCTGGATACATGCCTAAGAATATGAAAAAGGACTTGGCCAGCGGCAAAAAAGTCATCAAAAAAGACCTTGCACAGCTCTCTGCAAAGCAAGCCGTTCGCACACGTCGATTTTGGATGCTCTGGACGATGATGCTCATCAATACGAGTGCTGGAATTATGATGATTTCCGTTGCGTCGCCAATGGCACAGGAGACAGTTGGCCTTACTGTCGCCGCTGCCGGTACGATGGTTGGAGTCATGGGTATCATTAACGGAGGAAGTCGTCTAGCGTGGGCTGCCGTCTCTGATTATATTGGACGCTCCAACGTCTTTATGATCTTCTTTATCCTCCAAATAATTGCGTTTGCTACACTGCCGATTATGCAAAGCGTGCTATTATTTCAACTGCTTATTTTTATCGTTGTCAGCTGTTATGGCGGAGGATTCTCCAATCTACCAGCTTTTATTGGGGACTTATTTGGGACAAAGCAGCTTGGTGCGATTCATGGCTTCTTACTCACAACGTGGTCACTTGGTGGAATTATCGGTCCTCAAATTGTGACGCAAATTTATGGTCGTACCGACAGCTACCTACCTGTGTTTTATGTGTTTTTAGGGTTAGTTACTGTCGCTTTTGTAATTTCCCTTCTTATTAAACTCGACATTCGTCGTTTAGAAAAGGCGAAGCAGGAGAAAGTGAAGGTTGCATAA
- a CDS encoding alpha/beta fold hydrolase has protein sequence MAHRIEVEENVSLHVEDEGEGQAIIFIHGWPLSSDMFRDQKAELPKHGYRFIGIDLRGYGQSDKPDSPYTYDVFAKDIQKVIDELNVDSYYLAGFSMGGPISIRFATKHADNRLKRLILLGAAAPSFTKRQGFDHGMEKDGVTDLMNAIKEDREAALKDFGSGFFGTDVPAEVDEWLLGMGLQASEQATLDSAAALRDEDLRDEIGMIDVPTVLIHGKKDEICDFAFSEYMAERIPNATLVAFENSGHGLQYDEKDKLHKELAELLK, from the coding sequence ATGGCACATCGCATTGAAGTAGAAGAGAACGTATCACTACACGTGGAGGACGAAGGAGAAGGGCAAGCAATCATTTTCATCCACGGCTGGCCTTTAAGCTCGGATATGTTCCGCGATCAAAAGGCAGAACTACCTAAGCACGGCTACCGATTTATTGGTATTGACCTAAGAGGATACGGGCAGTCTGACAAACCGGACTCTCCTTACACATATGATGTATTCGCAAAGGATATCCAAAAGGTTATTGATGAGTTAAATGTAGATTCTTATTATTTAGCAGGCTTCTCTATGGGTGGTCCGATATCTATCCGATTTGCAACAAAACATGCTGATAACAGGTTAAAGCGTCTGATCCTACTTGGAGCTGCAGCGCCATCGTTCACAAAACGCCAAGGATTCGATCATGGTATGGAAAAAGACGGGGTAACGGATCTAATGAACGCGATTAAAGAAGACCGCGAAGCGGCGTTAAAAGACTTCGGCAGTGGCTTCTTTGGTACCGACGTCCCTGCGGAAGTAGATGAGTGGTTATTAGGTATGGGTCTTCAGGCTTCTGAGCAGGCAACACTAGATAGTGCAGCTGCTCTACGAGATGAGGATCTTCGCGATGAGATCGGCATGATCGACGTACCAACCGTCCTGATCCACGGTAAAAAAGACGAGATTTGCGATTTTGCTTTCTCCGAATATATGGCAGAGCGAATTCCAAATGCTACACTCGTGGCTTTCGAAAATAGTGGACACGGTCTGCAATACGACGAAAAAGACAAGCTTCATAAAGAATTAGCTGAACTACTAAAATAA